A section of the Salmo salar chromosome ssa05, Ssal_v3.1, whole genome shotgun sequence genome encodes:
- the LOC106604975 gene encoding protein atonal homolog 8 translates to MRNPHLLSDGWKIINAKDATGNKKFKRKGRDPKRVSSEEVQSYEHDLRMEDDSMGELMEETCRNRVQKRLQDPGTVLSVEKSIISTENPNIAIDMRINAFPSTVTGTLPSQLQPLSESTSTSRDSFHSTFPQVTSYDHQQSFVSDHTLQSQIVLCQRSERSLSSASQASYINSSDLMESPRKRLGETSGIITEIRAVQQTRRLLANARERTRVHTISAAFEALRKQVPCYSYGQKLSKLAILRIACNYILSLAQLADLDYTPDNGNMSFRECVEQCTRTLQAEGRSKKRKD, encoded by the exons ATGAGGAATCCACATCTACTCAGCGATGGCTGGAAAATAATCAACGCAAAGGATGCAACTGGGAATAAAAAGTTTAAACGAAAAGGTCGGGACCCAAAACGTGTCAGCAGTGAAGAAGTCCAAAGTTACGAGCATGATTTAAGAATGGAAGACGACTCTATGGGGGAACTGATGGAAGAGACATGTAGAAACCGTGTCCAAAAAAGACTGCAGGACCCTGGTACAGTTTTATCTGTGGAGAAATCGATAATTTCAACTGAAAACCCGAATATTGCAATTGACATGAGGATAAATGCTTTTCCATCTACAGTTACTGGGACGCTCCCATCACAGTTGCAGCCTTTATCCGAGTCAACATCAACAAGCAGAGACTCTTTTCACAGCACATTCCCACAGGTTACAAGTTACGACCATCAACAGTCATTTGTGTCTGATCACACATTACAGTCCCAgatcgtcctgtgccagcgctccgagAGGTCCCTCTCCTCAGCTTCTCAGGCGTCCTACATCAATAGCAGCGACCTGATGGAATCGCCAAGGAAACGGCTGGGGGAAACGTCTGGCATCATCACTGAGATCAGAGCTGTTCAGCAGACACGGAGGCTACTGGCGAATGCCAGAGAGAGGACCCGGGTGCATACCATCAGTGCAGCCTTTGAGGCGCTGAGAAAGCAG GTGCCCTGCTACTCCTATGGACAGAAGTTGTCAAAGCTGGCTATATTAAGAATCGCCTGCAACTACATCCTGTCGCTGGCTCAGCTTGCAGACCTGGACTACACCCCAGATAACGGCAACATGAGCTTCAGAGAGTGTGTGGAGCAGTGCACCCGCACCCTGCAGGCCGAGGGACGCTCCAAGAAGAGAAAG GACTAA